From a region of the Candidatus Palauibacter polyketidifaciens genome:
- a CDS encoding VOC family protein, producing the protein MPKADRIGTCLWFEDRSVEAAEFYVSLFPDSRIVEISTVSGGPAKGNSFVVFELSGRTFQGIDGGPMFKFTPAISFVVNCESQDEIDHYWSTLAEGGREGYCGWLDDRFGVSWQVVPANMGELMSADPTRVMDALLKMGKIDIEGLRKAGAVG; encoded by the coding sequence ATGCCCAAAGCTGACCGTATCGGCACCTGCCTCTGGTTCGAAGACCGCTCGGTCGAAGCGGCCGAGTTCTACGTCTCCCTCTTCCCGGACTCCCGGATCGTGGAGATCTCGACGGTGAGCGGCGGCCCGGCCAAGGGCAACTCGTTCGTGGTGTTCGAGCTGTCCGGACGCACGTTCCAGGGGATCGACGGCGGCCCGATGTTCAAGTTCACCCCTGCGATCTCCTTCGTCGTGAACTGCGAATCCCAGGACGAGATCGACCATTACTGGAGCACGCTGGCGGAAGGCGGCCGCGAGGGCTACTGCGGCTGGCTCGACGACCGCTTCGGGGTGTCCTGGCAGGTGGTGCCGGCGAACATGGGCGAGCTCATGAGCGCCGACCCGACGCGGGTCATGGACGCGCTGCTCAAGATGGGGAAGATCGACATCGAGGGGCTGCGGAAGGCGGGCGCGGTGGGCTGA
- a CDS encoding VanZ family protein — MWALAVVVAIYATADLARTLADALRESGLLELVPTMFSAGMLLIGVMIVLQGLRERSRGVEVGFALGIAAIAIIGLARGIDAAERSHLIEYAVLALIIHEALVERTTHGRRVPVPAVLAIAVTTAVGVVDECIQFFVPSRTFDLFDIGFDLLASVLAVGSSVSIRWVRRWLGRFRRRR; from the coding sequence ATGTGGGCGCTGGCGGTGGTTGTGGCGATCTACGCGACGGCCGATCTCGCGCGAACGCTGGCGGACGCGCTGCGCGAGAGCGGGCTGCTCGAGCTGGTCCCCACCATGTTCAGCGCCGGCATGCTCCTGATCGGTGTGATGATCGTGCTCCAGGGGCTGAGGGAGCGCTCGCGCGGCGTGGAAGTCGGCTTTGCGCTCGGCATCGCGGCGATCGCCATCATCGGCCTCGCCCGCGGTATCGATGCGGCCGAGCGTTCCCATCTCATCGAGTACGCGGTGCTGGCGCTCATCATCCACGAGGCCCTGGTGGAACGGACGACCCACGGGAGGCGCGTCCCGGTCCCGGCCGTGCTGGCCATCGCCGTGACGACGGCGGTCGGCGTGGTGGACGAGTGCATCCAGTTCTTCGTGCCCAGCCGTACGTTCGACCTGTTCGACATCGGATTCGACCTGCTGGCAAGCGTGCTTGCGGTCGGCTCGAGCGTCTCCATCCGCTGGGTCCGCCGCTGGCTCGGGCGGTTCCGGCGGCGACGCTGA
- a CDS encoding type II toxin-antitoxin system RelE/ParE family toxin — MIRSFRCRDTEQLAAGYRVPRFAAFERVAQRKLAQLDAAATLEFLRVPPGNRLKALKGRREGTYSIRINDQWRLCFRFERGNAYDVEIVDYHR, encoded by the coding sequence ATGATTCGGAGCTTTCGTTGCCGGGACACCGAGCAGCTTGCGGCCGGCTATCGGGTGCCCCGGTTCGCGGCCTTCGAGCGAGTCGCGCAAAGGAAGCTGGCGCAACTGGACGCGGCGGCGACGCTGGAGTTCCTCCGGGTTCCGCCCGGGAATCGTCTCAAGGCCCTGAAGGGTCGGCGAGAGGGCACCTACAGCATCCGCATCAACGATCAGTGGCGGTTGTGCTTCCGCTTCGAGCGCGGAAACGCGTACGACGTGGAGATCGTTGACTACCATCGCTAG
- a CDS encoding HigA family addiction module antitoxin, which produces MIELDPVHPGEILKHDFMEPFALSSNALAKAIGVTPARVNEIVRGRRGITAETALRLARYFGTDAQSWMNLQDRYELVLAERVVGDALETIRPREVA; this is translated from the coding sequence ATGATTGAGCTGGATCCTGTACACCCCGGCGAAATCCTGAAACACGACTTCATGGAGCCGTTTGCGCTGTCTTCCAACGCTCTGGCGAAGGCCATCGGAGTGACCCCCGCACGAGTCAACGAGATCGTGCGCGGTCGGCGCGGTATCACGGCGGAGACGGCGCTGAGGCTCGCAAGGTACTTCGGTACCGACGCCCAGAGTTGGATGAACCTTCAGGATCGCTACGAACTTGTGCTGGCCGAGCGAGTTGTCGGTGACGCACTCGAAACCATCCGTCCACGCGAAGTTGCGTAG